The genomic stretch CACCTTACATTCCCCTCCTCTGTAATTTGAATAagcatttttcttgaaaaaggaATTTTCAAAGGTAAAGTAGGGGAAGCACGTAGGTACACATCTGGCCAACAGCTGTCGGCACAAACGAGCTCTAGACTGACTACCGTGTGAAACCAAGCTCATCCCCAGGCGTTCCTATGAATATTTTGAAGACAACATAAAGCACGTCTCCACGTAGGACATTATTGCCATCCAGAAGAGGGAGTCAGCGCCGTGGAGAGCGGTCAGGATTAGATACTTTTCATAGCAAAATTTAGCACCAACTCGGGCAGTAACAGGGGTTGCTGGGAATTTCGTCTCCAAAATGAACCTCccaatcctctctctctctcagaactcACAGGTGTGTGGCTCTGGGAACATAAACTAATCGAAACCCCAAGTTGAACGGAGACAACTGAACTTGGTGACGATTCCATCCCAGGAGTAAACCTCCTGCCTCGAGCACAGAACATTCAGCACAGAGCAGAGAAGTGGGAGCAGCAGTCTCAGGAGCCTGAAACCCGAGATGGTGATACAAGGACACACACACGACCCTCACCTCGCTTCCGTAACCCGGCCCTGCGCTTGACTACGTGGCCCCAGTGAAGAGCCTTGGCCTCACGTGGGGTTACTTACCCCAAACGGTCTCCATTTGAGAAATAAGAGGCAAACAGGGAAAGGAACTAGCATGAGGAAAGGACTGGATGATTTTCTAGTGCTACGGAATCTTGACAGTCTAATGAAAAAGATCTCGAGTTCCTTTAAATAAAGCACATTAAACCAGGAAGAACATAACTTAAGGGAGAAGTTCAAATCGAATTCAGCCCTGCGGCAAGCGGGTGCCTTTTCTCTTGAGGATCCTTTGCTTTAAAGCACTGAACAGTGAGTTGCTAGCTCCAGCAGTGATGGGGAAGAATGATGGGTCCTTCCTCTTTGACAAAAGGCCACCGAAATCTAACAGGACTCAGGCAGGCGGAGCCGCCAGACCCAGGACGGTAGGACTGcacttgggccccaccccagctctcctCCTCCCGCCCACTGGGCCTCTCGGGGTCTCGAGCACCAGGAAAGCCCTCTGGACCCCTCCATCACCGGCTAAGCTGACCCTCAGAACTCCCGAAATGGAAGGTGGCACTGACAATGTGACACTGGTTCTTCTTCAAATGTAAGCCTGGTTTTCTTGTAGCGCGTCTAAGGCACAGCGTGAGAAAGCTGCTCCCACTCCCAGCCGCACACCCACCCTCGGCtccgcacacgcacacacgcacacagaagAGGCCAGCTGACTCTGCCACAATGCACGGGGAACGGAGCGCTTCCGATCACTTCTGCGTTTTGAGCTGGTTGGAGAGCCAGTCCAGGCCTTCGTAAAGCCCATCTCCGCTGGTGGCACAAGTGGCCTGAATGTACCAGTTTCTCTGGCGGAGGGAATGTAAGCCGAGCTTGTCTGTTATTTCTGCTGCATTCATCGCATTGGGAAGATccttggaaaagaaaattcaaaagtcCGTTTATGATGCATTTatgtaatgaaatattatgtTCTTCTAGAACCTAAGTCATAGTCTTAGCGGatcctcaatttctctctctctgtctgacctCTCTACTTCACATCAGGAAACCCACTGGCTCTGCCATCAAAGCAATGCAggatctgaccacttctcaccacctccacagCCACCCACCCgctcccaccaccaccatttctAACTTGGGGAACTGACATAACTTCCGAGCTGATCTCCTTGCTCCTGTGCTCGTGCCCCTCGAGTCTATTCTCAAGCCAGTGGTCAGTGAAAGTCAGAGCAAGTCATTCTTTCAAAGCCCTGCAGCAGATCCCTCTCTCTCAAGGGAAGAGCCGGCGTCCTCACGGTGGTCTGCAAGGCCGTCGGCCCCGAGCCCCAGGACCCCTCCCTAATTGTCCTGCTTCATCTTTTCAAATGCAGCACTCACCACATGTGACTATTATAAAATGGACTTATTTGGTATGTTGATAACTTATTATCTGTCTCTAACTAGAACGCAAACTTTACAAGGACAGAATTTCTATCTTGTCGTCTGATATATTCCAAGTtcctagaactgtgcctggcacgtagtaaggTAGCTCCAGAGATACTGCTAGGGAATGACATcaaaatatgctaagtgaaaaagcagGTGCATCTCCAGAACGTACATATGAATACAATCATATAACAGCTTACACAGGCGTAGAAAGTTGTAGCTCTGAAAACAGGTGGAAgaaatttaacaatattattttacCCTGAAGAGTGAGGCTGAGTATTTCACTTGGTATTCTGAACTGCTGGCACATTTACACCACGGGCATGTTCTGCTTTTATCATTAACAGACCaagtgtcattttctttttgaaagcccATTATGTTCACAAGTGAAATTCTGGACTGGCATCGAACCTAACAGTAGGGTAAAGACTGAGCGAATGATGGTCCAGCCTccatttaaaatcatgtttacAGGGGCACcggggcggctcagtcggttaagcagccgactcaatctcagctcaggtctggatctcagggtcatgagttcaagccctgtgttgggtctccgtgctgggtgtggagcctacttaaaaaatatcctaataaaataaaatataaaataacgtaacataaaacaaaataaaatcatgtttacAAAGAGCTGGAGGGCAAGAGAAAATGCCTTCGCTAAATCTGAAGTGACAAACAGGATGCAGGCCTGTCAGAAGAGCAGGAGCTCAGTCACATAACGGAtgaaggagaaagcagaagcaaaCACATCACAACCCGACTGAGGTCATCTCAGGCTGGTACATTCCACGACGCTCCCTTCTTTTCCAAGCTTCATTCCGCTTTGAATCCCAAGGCGGGACAGCTctacactcccccccccccttcctttacTGCTTTCCACTACATTTATGTAGAAGCCCCTTCTCCTCCTTGACAGAAGACCCCATATGATGCAACCATCGCCTCCctcaccacccccgccccctcttTTCCAGCTGCACTGGCTGCCTTGCTATTTCTAGCCCCACTCGGCTCCCTTCCTGCTGGCCTTCAGGTCTGCTCAGATGTCATTTTCTCATGTACTGACTGACTCTCCtgccactagaatgtaaactccatgagcaCAGGGATTTTTTGTCTGTCTTGCTGCTCACTGCTACGTCACCAATACCTAAAACAATGCCTGGATCTTAGCAGATGCTCAATtctatttgttgagtgaatgaacagaAGACATAAGCTCaaaaggaggtgggggggtggtgcttggctggcttagtcggtagaacatgtggctcttgatctcggggtcgtgagttcaagccccatgttgggcctagaacttactttaaaaaaaaaaaaagggaggtggagggaaaggtTATGGTAGGGactggagagagggaggcagacatctgatttaaatatctatatttttaagtgaacacCTGGCAGCAATTTCGGTCCCAGTATTCAGAAAGCCAACAATATACCTGTTTATTTACAAACACCAATAAGACTGCATCTCTGAGCTCATCTTCTGCTAACATTCTGGTTAGTTCTTCTCGGGCCTCATTGACTCGCTCTCTGTCATTACTGTCGACCACAAAAATCAGACCTGGAAAGAAATCACAAGTGTGTTGGTGATCTGAACCTGGAAAGGGCAAGTGTTTACACGTCCTTACAGCTTCTTCCTACCTCTGTGTATAGTTTCACTGAAAGCAGTCAGTTAAGGAAGAACGTCTACTCTCCAGAATTAGGGAGCCTGCCGCGCACACTGCACTGGCCTATCTTTTCGGAAGCATCCAGGCCTTCCCCAGcttaacagaagaaagaatatagagaaaaggTTAGGCTCCTGCTTAATCACTTCACTTCTACATCCTGTTTACATAACGAAGTCCCAATAAAAACCAGGGACATCGAAGTTCAGGTAAGTGTCCCGGTTGGCAATACTCTGTAGTCGTCATGCATCAGGGTGCTGGAGGTGGCGCATCCTGACACCACGCGGAAAGGACAATGTTCTGGGGACCCTCACATTTACAGCAGGTGTCTGAAGGGAGTCTTGTGCCCCTCACCTGTGACGTCTGGCCCAACTCCAGGACGTTGCTGTTGGGAAATCTTTGCAGGATCCCATACTAGACATCAGAGAATCCTCAGGAAGCAAGAGACAGGTCGAAGAAAGATAGCACCACACTGAGTCTAAGCCAAGCTGGTTGAACTCTGCACAGGCGGGGTTGCTGCTACACTGGCTGGGCCAGGACGATCACCAGAGGACTCCCCAGGGGGAAATCCAACATACACCCAAATACAGACTGGGGAAGACCCTCTCAGCAGTAGTCCCTGCGGCAATAATGATCGTAAGAACTTGGTGGTTAGCTGACAGTAAGCCCTCTGTGCGACAAAAATTGAAGCGGCTGCCAGAACTCCTAGGCTGTATCAAGAGCAGTGATGGCAGCTCAGTTTCTAGGATATGGGCGAGAAAAAGCCTTCTCCGTCGCCCGGCAGTCAGAACATCCTGCGAATATTACGTGGTCGCTGCTGGGCCCCACACTCTGAAACACAGGCAACCTGGAAGGATTCGAAGAATGACTAGGATGGTAAAGGAATGAGATACCATGCCAGACGAAAAAGAACTGATATGCTGGGGGTATTTTATCGAGACAAAAGACTCATTGGAGGGATTGACAGCTGTCCTTATATATCTAAAGAGCTATGCCATAAAGAGAGGTCGCACTTGTCTTAGATAGCTCTGGTTGTACATTGGAAATCAGTGGGTACAAGCTACAGGAAGTCGACAGATAGAGTCAACAGAACTGAAGATGCAATGGGCTGCCTCAGGACGCAACTCCGTCACTGGAGACACGTGTGCCCAGCTTCAGCCACCACTTGTGGGGACACTGCCGAAGGGACCGTCCTGGTAGGAGAAATGTAGTAGCCAAGATGTAGGCAAGACGTCCTCTTGGCTCCTTGGGACACTGGGATTTCACAGCTATGTCTGGGAGGGAAACATCGATGCCAGCCCTCCCCGCCTTCCCTCCCGCCTCCTCGGCCCACCCACCAGCTGCCCGACCAGCTCTGCAGCAGCCAACCGCGGCGGACACGAGCTCCCACGGCTACTGAGTGTTTGGGGACTGCATGCGCGTCAAAGTCACGTCTGTTGTATCacatcagatttaaaaaatctttccacaTGAGAACTAATGGACCATTTTATGCACTCTATATAATATAATCAACTAAGAAATCACATATAAACAAGCTCAAATTTCAATCTATACAAGTGAAGCCTAAGTGAACCCACAGTTAAGTGTCTTCATGGACAGCTAAAAGCTATCATTAAGTCTGTCATACTCAATGTActgatgaaaaaattttaaattaaaaaagacagcTTGACCTTTGAGAAGCTGGCAGGAGAAATAGGGGCAGCATCCAAGCCTACTCCTGGCTGCGATGTCTGGACCCACCGCAGACAGCAAATCCACTCTCCCAGCAGTCCCCATTTGCTAGCTTCACGAAGAGTTAACTGCCTCCCCCCCCAACAGGGTCCTAGATCATAGCCAGGCGGCCACCATCACAGCAAATTACTGAAGTCCCACAAAACTGGGCTTGTTATGAATAGaagattgaaaacaaaaaggcattTCAACTTGGTGATGAAGGTGACATTACATCGAGCAGGCAAAAGGACTCCTGCCAGAGAATGAGGAAGTAAAACCTCTCACAATTTGGGCTcggtgatggttaattttatgcgtCTGCTTGACTGGGCCACGGGGTGCCCAGACATTCCGTAAAACATtactctgggtgtgtctgtgagggtgcttCCGGCTGAGGTTAAGAAAGTTTgcatcagtagactgagtaaagcagaccGCCCTTCCCAGCGTGCCAGGGGCCTCTCCAATCCACGGAAGGCCTGAAGAGAGCACAAGATGAGCAGAGAGAAGTCTCTGCCCTCGGACTGGACCGTCCACCTTCGGCTCTGCCGGCTCCCCTGCCTGCCAAATGGAGATCCTGGGACTGCTCAGCCTCCGtaaccatgtgagccaattccttacaataaatctGATACATATATGTGTCTAGATCTCCATCCATCGTTGGTTCtgttttctctggagaaaccagACTAATAGAGGCTCCCACCTGAGTGCCTACTATCTTCCAACCACAGAactaaacattttacaaaagcCATCTCATTTAAGCCAAATCATCCAACACAGCAGGTACTGcctctgttttatagataaggaaacggAGACAGAAAgaataactttcccaaggtttCACAGCAGAGCTGTGGTTCAAACCGATGCTTTCTCGTTTTATTAACTAACAAGGAACTGCAGTAGTCTGGCCAAAATGGCAAGTGCCAAGCCAAGACAGACAAACACTCCAGGTATCAAAAGTACGGTCTGCAGTGGACTGAAACACAAAGACACAAAAATCTAAGAGTCATCATGGAAGTTGCTAGGGTATCAAGCTGTTTGTCGGAAGattaataaagggaaagaattaagcactttttctgcctttgttATATACACTATATTTCAAAGAAACAAGTATCTGATGAAGGAATTCTTTGTTTAGAAGGATTTCAgctaaaaaatacagattaaatgaCAAGATCTAGAAAAACCACCGTTCTGTAACTCTAATGAAATAACAGACCTAGGTCATAGTCTTCCATGAATGCTCAAATCAGTAGGTGAAAGGGAACTTTATTTTGGGAGAATTAGGCTGATACCATCTGAACTCACTCAGCATCCCGAAAAGTGTGACGGCCAAACTTCTGTGTTAGGATGTGACACAAGAGGAATCCACAGCAGCACTTGTGAGGTGTTCTTGTCACCAAAATGAACCAGAACTTAATTAAGCCTCTAGAACCCCCACTTTACAAGATATCCAAAGACAAACAAGTAACATCACAACAATCAGCCAAATCCAGAATATGGGATAAATATCTAACAAAAACAATGGCACAGAAACAAAGTGTTTCTGGAGAGGAACTGTTGTAGAATAAGAGACGAAAGGGACAGAACAATGAAATGCGGTGTGTGACCTTTGGTTTCTGACGCAGACAAATCTAATACGGAAAGGACATATTTGATACAACTGGAGAAACTCGATTAAGGACTGGGTATTTGgcatgaaagaattaatattaaatttgGGGGCGTGTTTATGACATGGAGATTATGTTCAGAAAAAAAGGCTTTATCAGtttgaaatgaaaactgaaggATATTTGAGCAGAAGGTCTCGTATAGCCTGTCTGGGATTTGCTAGAACATACTCCGGGCAAAACACTGGTAACTGTGGAAGCTGGGCAACGAGCACAGGGGCTTCATTATGTAGCCTCTCCGTCCTtgtatttgatttgatttttctaataatgaaaacttaaaaaaaaagataaatgcactaCTTTGAGGAAAAATAATCCAATCCAGAGACAAAAACCACAAACCAAGCAAAGTGCTGCAACAATGATCTAAAATCTAAAGGGCCAGCTGGTGTGAGCCCTGGCTCTGACGAGACCAACGAACACAAGTCTTTACCATGAAATGCATGCCATGCTACCACCACCCGTTGTAGAATGTTCAAAATTAAGACTCCAAATAAGTTC from Ursus arctos isolate Adak ecotype North America unplaced genomic scaffold, UrsArc2.0 scaffold_24, whole genome shotgun sequence encodes the following:
- the LOC113265314 gene encoding ADP-ribosylation factor 2, which gives rise to MGNVFEKLFKSLFGKKEMRILMVGLDAAGKTTILYKLKLGEIVTTIPTIGFNVETVEYKNISFTVWDVGGQDKIRPLWRHYFQNTQGLIFVVDSNDRERVNEAREELTRMLAEDELRDAVLLVFVNKQDLPNAMNAAEITDKLGLHSLRQRNWYIQATCATSGDGLYEGLDWLSNQLKTQK